One genomic segment of Nocardia spumae includes these proteins:
- a CDS encoding acyl-CoA thioesterase domain-containing protein produces the protein MTDMPAMFTVDDAGRYLPTKWAFGRWGADMLSGPAVCAVAARSLERAHGLSDFIPARFTIDLFKAAKGQPLEVHTEVVRAGHRIHISQARIRQGEVEVAQARLVQLRATDAPRGTEWHSEHPFEPPVDPGLNWWYRSDNDWSTHMGEHQNAGRKSLWAVPLGAVEGEEHSPFVQAVVGAESTSLVTNWGSAGVGYINGDLTVALNRLPVGDRIGLRAETHLTDNGISTGTATLFDSRGPIGTGMVTAVANTAAQIDFSGVRDPLEGRGPR, from the coding sequence ATGACTGATATGCCCGCCATGTTCACCGTCGACGATGCCGGACGGTATCTGCCCACCAAGTGGGCCTTCGGCCGGTGGGGCGCCGATATGCTCAGCGGCCCCGCCGTCTGTGCCGTCGCGGCACGCTCGCTCGAACGTGCGCACGGGCTCTCGGACTTCATCCCGGCGCGCTTCACGATCGACCTGTTCAAGGCGGCCAAGGGGCAACCGCTCGAGGTGCACACCGAGGTCGTCCGCGCCGGGCATCGGATCCACATCAGCCAGGCCCGCATCCGCCAGGGCGAGGTCGAGGTCGCCCAGGCGCGACTGGTGCAATTGCGCGCCACCGACGCCCCGCGTGGTACGGAATGGCATTCCGAGCACCCCTTCGAACCGCCGGTGGATCCGGGCCTGAACTGGTGGTACCGCAGTGACAACGACTGGTCGACGCATATGGGCGAACACCAGAATGCCGGACGCAAGAGCCTGTGGGCGGTACCGCTGGGCGCGGTGGAGGGCGAGGAGCACAGCCCGTTCGTGCAGGCGGTCGTGGGCGCCGAGTCCACGAGCCTGGTGACCAACTGGGGCTCCGCCGGGGTCGGTTACATCAACGGCGATCTGACGGTGGCGCTGAATCGGCTGCCGGTCGGTGACCGCATCGGATTACGCGCCGAGACACATCTCACCGACAACGGCATCTCGACGGGGACGGCGACCCTGTTCGACTCGCGCGGCCCGATCGGCACCGGCATGGTTACCGCCGTCGCCAATACCGCTGCGCAGATCGACTTCTCGGGAGTCCGCGATCCGCTCGAGGGCCGCGGACCCCGGTAG
- a CDS encoding MlaD family protein, which translates to MRTRGAISLIAIAAVLVFGIVYMTVGVLHLDPRRSYVTANLHLDNSGGLGPNSPVLFDGVAVGTAQSVRKQASGVVVALKIDKRYRIPATGDIHIEQLSALGEPYVEFAPTGNSGPYLTDGQDIAADRVRLPMSVTALSSRAVQLLNQIHPEAISHLVGTFDTALAGTDQAMRTLRRSSDLLAATLLSRTDIIRQLFADMQAMGANMQWLGPSVDTAGAQLGLFGTSLTKIVENGSLLSKAQPVSNYFTGDGLVPFLGRLTDLLNTIGPGLAPLAPVLQPVVTDAVARAPHVDISALIGQALQSVDPDGTLHFRIHVK; encoded by the coding sequence ATGAGAACTCGTGGTGCGATATCGCTGATCGCGATCGCCGCGGTGCTGGTGTTCGGCATCGTCTACATGACTGTCGGTGTCCTGCACCTGGATCCGCGCAGATCGTATGTCACCGCGAATCTGCATCTGGACAACTCGGGCGGGCTGGGACCGAATTCGCCGGTGTTGTTCGACGGTGTCGCGGTCGGTACCGCGCAGTCGGTGCGCAAACAGGCCTCCGGTGTGGTCGTCGCACTGAAAATCGATAAGCGGTACCGCATCCCGGCCACCGGCGATATCCACATCGAGCAGCTGTCGGCACTGGGTGAGCCCTATGTCGAGTTCGCTCCCACCGGGAACTCCGGGCCGTATCTGACCGACGGCCAGGACATCGCGGCCGATCGGGTGCGGTTGCCGATGTCCGTCACGGCGCTGTCGTCACGCGCGGTGCAACTGCTGAATCAGATTCACCCCGAGGCGATCTCGCATCTGGTCGGGACCTTCGACACAGCGCTGGCCGGCACCGACCAGGCGATGCGGACACTGCGGCGTTCCTCCGATCTGCTGGCCGCCACGCTGCTCAGCCGCACCGACATCATCCGGCAGCTGTTCGCCGATATGCAGGCCATGGGCGCGAATATGCAATGGCTGGGTCCGTCGGTCGATACCGCCGGAGCGCAACTGGGCCTGTTCGGCACCTCGCTCACCAAGATCGTCGAGAACGGCTCGCTGCTGTCGAAGGCGCAGCCGGTCTCGAACTATTTCACCGGAGACGGGCTCGTACCGTTCCTCGGCCGGCTGACCGATCTGCTGAACACGATCGGCCCGGGTCTGGCCCCGCTGGCGCCGGTGCTGCAACCGGTGGTCACCGACGCGGTCGCCCGCGCACCCCACGTCGATATCAGCGCCCTGATCGGCCAGGCACTCCAGAGTGTCGATCCCGACGGGACGCTGCATTTCCGCATCCACGTCAAGTAG
- a CDS encoding MlaD family protein — protein MRKSIRTARRLGIHALAAATIAISATACGFQPADIPVPGTGVGGPTYHLRIEFADVLNLPQGAKVIADGVRVGQLTGVTLVDPVPATAITPARRGFVIADVAIRASVRLPVGTTAQLRQATPLGDVHIALTEPAAPSANRIAPETTIPLADTRQQLPIEDILAQLATFVGSGAVNDVQNIVHKVNGIMPRDPADTARIADVLGTDLDDLAAHTDSIHAVVDGIHDTVVEGMLDRAPIWDPLLTPDGVRHTTDVMNAQIGTILVLTALGPFAPSTTWLAPVLDSTAAAAHAMVPMLFGSAPLDTDSPSNSKKLIDLIQTKVIPFAEHGPKIDMVGVGISAPPDAAMGTEEQTGRIIDALRMIGAVR, from the coding sequence ATGAGGAAATCCATCCGGACCGCCCGCCGCCTCGGCATCCACGCACTGGCCGCCGCCACCATCGCGATATCGGCCACCGCCTGCGGCTTCCAGCCCGCCGATATCCCCGTGCCCGGGACCGGGGTCGGTGGCCCGACCTATCACTTGCGCATCGAATTCGCCGATGTGCTCAACCTGCCGCAGGGCGCCAAGGTCATCGCCGACGGGGTACGGGTCGGGCAACTCACCGGTGTCACCCTCGTCGATCCGGTCCCCGCCACCGCGATCACCCCGGCGCGACGCGGATTTGTGATCGCCGACGTCGCCATCCGCGCCTCGGTGCGCCTCCCGGTCGGCACCACCGCCCAGTTGCGGCAGGCGACACCGCTGGGCGATGTGCACATCGCCCTCACCGAACCGGCCGCACCGTCCGCGAACCGGATCGCCCCCGAGACCACGATTCCACTGGCCGACACCCGGCAGCAGCTGCCGATCGAGGACATCCTCGCGCAGCTGGCCACTTTCGTCGGTAGCGGAGCGGTGAACGACGTTCAGAACATCGTGCACAAGGTGAACGGGATCATGCCGCGCGATCCCGCCGATACCGCGCGGATCGCCGACGTGCTCGGCACCGATCTCGACGACCTCGCCGCACACACCGATTCGATCCACGCGGTGGTCGACGGAATCCACGACACCGTCGTCGAGGGCATGCTCGACCGCGCTCCGATCTGGGATCCGCTGCTCACCCCCGACGGTGTGCGGCACACCACCGATGTGATGAACGCGCAGATCGGGACCATTCTGGTACTCACCGCACTCGGCCCGTTCGCACCGTCGACCACATGGCTGGCGCCGGTGCTGGATTCGACCGCCGCCGCCGCGCACGCGATGGTGCCGATGCTGTTCGGCAGCGCGCCGCTGGATACCGATTCCCCGTCCAATTCCAAGAAACTGATCGATCTGATCCAGACCAAGGTCATTCCGTTCGCCGAGCACGGTCCGAAGATCGATATGGTCGGCGTCGGGATCTCTGCGCCGCCGGATGCCGCGATGGGCACCGAGGAGCAGACCGGACGGATCATCGACGCCCTGCGGATGATCGGAGCGGTGCGATGA
- a CDS encoding MlaD family protein, with the protein MLSRIAGSRGLMSAAVILVLVLAAGVGLKLAESGPETRSYCAEMPDSIGLYKDSAVTVMGVQVGKVTSIEPRGGAAEVRFTVRADRKLAPDVGAVTVSHTIVADRDLALIGPEPSGPGWDPGRCITKTLTPKSLSETFDALAKLSDQLDAAKDPAQRTAVGDGLDALDRATSGTGEQINALILQLSKALDSPDAAIGHIGQLLDSLSNLAHRAHNGWSDLETIVPRLTQTFSDINTLAFPPVIDLVGALVDLLPQLNEVMMKFGTPALRALNAVPNLAQLISSGVGSLAEVIRMAPVVAGGFAGALDPAGGITIGYAPPKLALPQPQTDRICAALKTVAGQQCQISGNGAVTVPALPVLLSAVSAK; encoded by the coding sequence ATGCTGAGCCGGATCGCGGGATCGCGCGGACTGATGTCGGCGGCGGTCATTCTGGTGCTGGTCCTGGCGGCGGGAGTCGGATTGAAACTCGCCGAATCCGGACCCGAGACCCGCAGCTACTGCGCGGAGATGCCCGACAGCATCGGGCTGTACAAGGACAGTGCCGTCACCGTGATGGGAGTGCAGGTCGGCAAGGTCACCAGCATCGAACCCCGCGGCGGTGCGGCCGAGGTGCGGTTCACCGTGCGCGCCGACCGCAAACTCGCCCCCGATGTGGGCGCGGTGACGGTCAGCCACACCATCGTCGCGGACCGCGATCTCGCGCTCATCGGACCCGAACCCAGCGGTCCGGGCTGGGATCCGGGACGGTGCATCACCAAAACCCTGACCCCCAAAAGCCTTTCGGAGACCTTCGACGCCCTGGCGAAACTGTCCGATCAGCTCGACGCGGCGAAGGATCCAGCGCAGCGCACCGCCGTCGGCGACGGTCTCGACGCCCTCGACCGTGCCACCTCCGGGACCGGGGAACAGATCAACGCGCTGATCCTGCAATTGAGCAAAGCGCTGGACTCCCCCGACGCCGCGATCGGCCATATCGGCCAACTGCTCGACAGTCTGAGCAATCTCGCGCATCGTGCTCACAACGGCTGGTCGGATCTGGAGACCATCGTCCCGCGGCTGACACAGACCTTCAGCGATATCAACACCCTCGCCTTCCCGCCCGTCATCGATCTGGTGGGCGCGCTGGTCGATCTGCTGCCGCAACTCAACGAGGTGATGATGAAGTTCGGCACCCCCGCACTGCGCGCACTCAACGCCGTCCCCAACCTGGCGCAGCTGATCTCTTCCGGCGTCGGCTCCCTGGCCGAGGTCATCCGCATGGCACCGGTGGTGGCCGGCGGATTCGCCGGCGCCCTCGATCCCGCCGGGGGTATCACGATCGGTTACGCACCACCGAAACTCGCCCTGCCGCAACCGCAGACCGACCGGATCTGCGCGGCACTGAAAACCGTTGCCGGGCAACAGTGCCAGATCAGCGGCAACGGCGCGGTGACGGTTCCGGCCCTGCCCGTACTGCTCTCGGCGGTGAGCGCGAAATGA
- a CDS encoding MlaD family protein produces MSSVTTLSVAAASARARLRARLTSDTDRGAQLRWGIAGIVGILILVAAIGVIDVVGTGPERTYSADIAEAGSVRTGDDVRIAGIPVGKVKTLELLPDRVRMTFTVKDHVFIGDQTTLAVRMLTLVGGYYLAVQPAGTASLGTKVIPAQRVVLPYNLTQAFQDAVIPVRRTDGDVIRRDLAALSGSIDASPDSIRSAVRAVGDIVAIMDKQNADISKTLSLTDEYLAALNKNSDVLVRLMRTFGTLENIVADNREQLSWALHGLAQLLVELSPLGRIWNDSLRDQAQPLADAVPKLRELDTRMGALLDSLHTFEQRVTPFVAPGGGLTIDQSGATVTDICVPVPGGGC; encoded by the coding sequence ATGTCATCGGTGACGACGTTATCGGTTGCGGCGGCATCGGCAAGGGCCCGGCTGCGCGCGCGGCTCACCTCCGACACCGACCGCGGCGCCCAATTGCGCTGGGGTATAGCCGGAATCGTCGGGATCCTGATTCTGGTCGCCGCGATCGGGGTGATCGATGTCGTCGGCACCGGCCCGGAGCGAACCTATTCCGCCGATATCGCCGAGGCCGGTTCGGTACGCACCGGAGATGATGTCCGGATCGCCGGGATCCCGGTCGGCAAGGTGAAAACGCTGGAGCTGCTGCCCGACCGGGTGCGAATGACCTTCACAGTGAAAGATCATGTGTTCATCGGTGATCAGACCACCCTCGCGGTGCGCATGCTCACCCTTGTCGGCGGCTACTACCTCGCCGTGCAACCGGCCGGCACCGCCTCCCTCGGCACGAAGGTGATCCCCGCGCAGCGAGTCGTTCTGCCCTACAACCTGACGCAGGCCTTCCAGGACGCGGTGATTCCGGTGCGGCGCACAGACGGTGATGTCATCCGCCGGGATCTGGCCGCACTGTCCGGTTCGATCGACGCGAGCCCGGACTCGATTCGCAGCGCGGTGCGAGCGGTCGGCGACATCGTCGCCATCATGGACAAGCAGAACGCCGACATCTCGAAAACCCTGTCGCTGACCGACGAATACCTGGCGGCGCTGAACAAGAATTCCGATGTGCTGGTTCGTTTGATGCGCACCTTCGGCACCCTCGAGAACATCGTCGCCGACAACCGGGAGCAGCTCAGCTGGGCACTGCACGGACTGGCGCAGCTGCTGGTGGAACTCAGCCCGCTGGGCCGGATCTGGAACGACTCGCTGCGCGATCAGGCCCAGCCACTGGCCGACGCGGTGCCCAAATTGCGGGAGCTCGACACACGCATGGGGGCACTGCTGGATTCCCTGCACACCTTCGAACAGCGGGTGACACCGTTCGTCGCGCCCGGTGGCGGGCTCACGATCGATCAATCCGGCGCCACCGTGACCGATATATGCGTACCGGTGCCGGGAGGTGGGTGCTGA
- a CDS encoding MlaD family protein translates to MSTRALWIRIIVSVVAMALVLVGVFRLIERPVTGRADTYTAIFTDANGLRLGDDVRLYGVQVGKVRDVELDGALARVHFTVSQGHPLYTDTTVAVRYQNLTGFRYLEIRQPDRPGARRDADAVFDTAHTVPAFDITTLFNGLQPVLAQLSPDDLNRFANSMLSVVQGDGNGIGPALDAIDTLSRYASDRQQVLSTLVNNFAQVSDHMAGKSGNAMTLMINLTDLFVTITDKLPGLVQFAMEIPPMLRPLLDLLRVLGVTGAKNRDLDALLHRVLPNPRQATEVLGRLPGLIQTMAATIPPTGSDASITCSHGIAVAPEPLQVLIAGQRITLCHR, encoded by the coding sequence ATGTCGACGCGCGCGTTGTGGATTCGGATCATCGTCTCGGTGGTCGCCATGGCACTGGTGCTGGTCGGTGTGTTCCGGCTGATCGAACGCCCGGTCACCGGCCGCGCCGATACGTATACCGCGATCTTCACCGACGCCAACGGATTACGGCTCGGTGACGACGTGCGCCTCTACGGCGTGCAGGTCGGCAAGGTTCGGGATGTCGAACTCGACGGCGCCCTCGCGCGGGTCCATTTCACGGTGTCGCAGGGCCATCCGCTCTACACCGACACCACAGTGGCCGTGCGCTATCAGAATCTCACCGGCTTCCGGTATCTCGAGATCCGGCAACCGGACCGGCCCGGAGCGCGCCGCGACGCGGACGCCGTCTTCGATACCGCGCACACGGTCCCGGCCTTCGATATCACCACCCTGTTCAACGGTCTGCAGCCGGTGCTGGCGCAATTGTCGCCGGATGATCTGAATCGGTTCGCGAACAGCATGCTGTCGGTCGTCCAAGGGGACGGCAACGGAATCGGCCCGGCCCTGGACGCGATCGACACGCTGAGCCGCTACGCCTCCGACCGGCAGCAGGTGCTGTCCACCCTGGTGAACAATTTCGCGCAGGTGTCCGACCACATGGCCGGAAAATCCGGCAACGCGATGACATTGATGATCAATCTGACGGATCTGTTCGTCACCATCACCGACAAACTGCCCGGACTCGTGCAATTCGCGATGGAGATCCCGCCGATGCTGCGGCCACTGCTCGATCTGCTGCGGGTGCTGGGCGTCACCGGCGCGAAGAATCGGGATCTGGACGCACTGCTGCACCGGGTGCTGCCGAATCCGCGTCAGGCCACCGAGGTGCTGGGACGGCTGCCCGGACTGATTCAGACCATGGCCGCCACCATCCCACCGACCGGATCCGATGCGAGTATCACCTGCTCGCACGGCATCGCGGTCGCCCCGGAACCACTGCAGGTGCTCATCGCCGGACAGAGGATCACGCTATGTCATCGGTGA
- a CDS encoding MlaD family protein, with amino-acid sequence MPAYALPGTEVGPRRARILGIGAVSVLVLIAVVWQLIPDSRPADDIRVTLLTTRIGAGVAPGTDVRLDGVRVGSVASVAIAGAGRQRIGLDLRGSQLFGLTDALTVDYAPGNLFGITTLQLNSISGGAALRDGATVDLSDRDADRVRDATLTALLESTGRLTDDVLTPKLTELLRKTSHDISAFTPLMQAIGTTARSFTETQQLPPSVLLTQFGSGLSGVPGLLAGAAELLHSDLTNQQLRTDQDIAVFSQMFAGVQKQILPVATTTLYTAQRYFEGFLPIATAILDQVPGSVSAPQRSEVELSELLARLGTGFHDSPSGPVLDARVDLDVVPGLAGPLSALPAHRPGGR; translated from the coding sequence ATGCCTGCCTATGCCCTGCCCGGAACCGAAGTCGGGCCCCGCCGCGCGCGCATCCTCGGAATCGGCGCCGTCTCCGTGCTCGTGCTGATCGCCGTTGTGTGGCAGCTGATTCCGGACAGCAGACCGGCCGACGATATCCGCGTCACCCTGCTCACCACCCGGATCGGCGCGGGAGTCGCCCCCGGCACCGATGTCCGGCTCGACGGTGTGCGGGTCGGATCGGTGGCCTCGGTGGCCATCGCCGGTGCGGGGCGCCAGCGCATCGGATTGGATCTGCGGGGGTCCCAGCTGTTCGGCCTGACCGATGCCCTGACCGTCGACTACGCGCCGGGCAACCTGTTCGGAATCACGACGCTGCAACTGAACTCGATCAGCGGCGGCGCGGCGCTGCGTGACGGCGCGACCGTGGATCTGTCCGATCGCGACGCCGATCGGGTCCGCGACGCCACCCTCACCGCACTGCTGGAATCCACCGGCCGGCTCACCGACGATGTGCTGACCCCGAAACTCACCGAGCTGCTGCGCAAGACCTCCCATGACATCAGCGCGTTCACTCCGCTGATGCAGGCGATCGGCACCACCGCCCGCTCGTTCACCGAAACCCAGCAGCTGCCCCCGTCGGTCCTGCTGACCCAGTTCGGTTCCGGCCTGTCCGGCGTACCGGGTCTCCTGGCCGGCGCGGCGGAACTGCTGCATTCGGATCTGACGAATCAGCAGCTGCGAACCGACCAGGACATCGCGGTGTTCTCGCAGATGTTCGCCGGAGTGCAGAAACAGATCCTGCCGGTCGCCACGACCACGCTCTACACCGCGCAACGCTATTTCGAGGGCTTTCTGCCGATCGCCACCGCGATCCTCGACCAGGTGCCCGGATCGGTCAGCGCACCACAGCGTTCCGAGGTCGAGCTGAGCGAGCTGCTGGCCCGGCTGGGCACGGGGTTCCACGATTCACCGTCGGGACCGGTGCTCGACGCCCGGGTCGATCTGGACGTGGTCCCGGGGCTGGCCGGACCACTGTCGGCACTGCCGGCCCACCGGCCCGGGGGTCGCTGA
- a CDS encoding ABC transporter permease: MTATPYAPFGLRRTNRVRRRFHPMAPAEAIGFALGFGWQVLSSAPYTLTHYRRQTIAVITDMTWGRGSVIIGGGVVPLMLLLGAAMGASIGIEAYSALNLLSLGQLSGLISAFGVTRELAPIAAGVGFAAQAGCRMTAEIGSMRISEEIDALESLGVRSVPFVVTTRVIAGIIAVAPAFVVALILSYLSCELIVTTIHGTPAGTYDHYFDQFVLGWDVIAATVKVMVFALAVVLIHCYQGFFATGGPEGVGTASGRAIRASLVSIIALDMLTTIVLWGFRSPITFTG, from the coding sequence ATGACGGCGACGCCGTACGCGCCGTTCGGACTGCGACGGACCAACCGCGTCCGGCGCCGTTTCCATCCGATGGCCCCGGCGGAGGCCATCGGATTCGCCCTCGGCTTCGGCTGGCAGGTGCTGTCGTCGGCGCCCTACACCCTGACGCACTACCGCCGTCAGACCATCGCGGTCATCACCGATATGACCTGGGGGCGCGGCTCGGTGATCATCGGCGGCGGTGTGGTGCCGCTGATGCTGCTGCTGGGCGCCGCCATGGGCGCCTCCATCGGTATCGAGGCGTACAGTGCGCTCAATCTGCTGTCACTGGGGCAGCTCAGCGGCCTGATCTCGGCATTCGGCGTCACCCGGGAACTGGCGCCGATCGCGGCCGGGGTGGGGTTCGCCGCCCAGGCCGGTTGCCGGATGACCGCCGAGATCGGATCCATGCGCATCTCCGAGGAGATCGACGCGCTGGAATCGCTGGGCGTGCGGTCGGTGCCGTTCGTGGTGACGACCCGGGTCATCGCCGGCATCATCGCGGTCGCACCGGCTTTCGTCGTCGCGCTGATCCTGAGCTACCTGTCGTGCGAGCTGATCGTGACGACCATCCACGGCACCCCGGCCGGGACCTACGACCACTACTTCGACCAGTTCGTCCTCGGCTGGGATGTCATCGCCGCCACCGTCAAGGTGATGGTCTTCGCCCTCGCCGTAGTGCTGATCCATTGCTACCAAGGGTTTTTCGCCACCGGCGGCCCCGAGGGGGTGGGCACCGCCTCCGGCCGCGCGATCCGGGCCAGCCTGGTCTCGATCATCGCCCTCGACATGCTCACGACCATCGTTCTCTGGGGATTCCGATCCCCCATCACGTTCACCGGGTGA
- a CDS encoding MlaE family ABC transporter permease, whose amino-acid sequence MSIAELDIGPAAEQPRARAALRRNFSDTVLSSLATLGRALRMGAQAARIGVVDAARMRFRTHETLTQAWFLIKVTAIPSVLMAIPFGVIVSTQVGNIVSQLGADSMIGAAGGLGVIKQGAPLATAMMLGGAGSAAIASDLGAQTIREEVDAMRVMGIDPVQRLVVPRIAAMMLVAPLLNVLIVSVGIVSGFAVAVTALDVTPGSYWQSFGAFTTPLDVWVSLIKALIFGFLVVVIACQRGLEARGGPRGVADGVNAAVVMSVAAVTVLNTAITQVVTMFFPVRMA is encoded by the coding sequence ATGTCGATCGCAGAACTCGACATAGGCCCCGCGGCGGAACAACCCCGAGCTCGCGCGGCCCTGCGCCGGAATTTTTCCGACACTGTTCTGTCCAGCCTGGCCACCCTCGGCCGAGCCCTGCGGATGGGAGCGCAAGCCGCCCGGATCGGTGTCGTCGACGCGGCGCGGATGCGGTTCCGGACCCACGAAACCCTCACGCAGGCATGGTTTCTGATCAAGGTCACCGCCATCCCGAGTGTGCTGATGGCGATCCCGTTCGGCGTCATCGTGTCCACGCAGGTCGGCAATATCGTGTCCCAGCTCGGCGCCGATTCGATGATCGGCGCGGCCGGCGGGCTCGGCGTGATCAAGCAGGGCGCGCCGCTGGCGACCGCGATGATGCTGGGCGGCGCAGGATCCGCGGCCATCGCCTCCGATCTGGGCGCCCAGACCATCCGCGAGGAGGTCGACGCCATGCGCGTCATGGGCATCGATCCGGTCCAGCGCCTGGTGGTTCCGCGGATCGCGGCGATGATGCTGGTCGCGCCCCTGCTCAACGTCCTGATCGTCAGCGTCGGCATCGTGTCGGGCTTCGCCGTCGCCGTCACCGCCCTCGATGTCACCCCGGGTAGTTACTGGCAGTCGTTCGGCGCGTTCACCACGCCGCTCGATGTGTGGGTCTCACTGATCAAGGCGCTGATCTTCGGCTTCCTGGTCGTCGTCATCGCCTGCCAGCGCGGACTCGAAGCCAGAGGCGGCCCGCGCGGCGTCGCCGACGGAGTCAATGCCGCCGTCGTCATGTCCGTTGCCGCCGTCACCGTCCTCAATACCGCCATCACCCAGGTGGTCACCATGTTCTTCCCGGTGAGGATGGCGTGA